In Mixophyes fleayi isolate aMixFle1 chromosome 4, aMixFle1.hap1, whole genome shotgun sequence, the following proteins share a genomic window:
- the LOC142150509 gene encoding olfactory receptor 5P68-like, which yields MSEQNHTAVREFFLTGFQDLQSYRIILFIFILLIYIMTVSGNLLIVTLVSTSHLTQSPMYFFLCHLSLCDFLFSTNIVPNMMHVTLEGGNTISYSGCITQFYIFASCTATECYLLTVMSFDRFIAICVPLRYTSIMDHTLCLHLVIWSWLLGFLFVLITVFLICQLQFCNDMTIDHFYCDFIPMLELSCSDTSSVVLETFFFANVIVLLPFLSVIGSYISIFITIMGISSTIRRRKTFSTCSSHLTIVCSYYGSLLSIYLIPSGGHSNNINKSLSLLYILGTPLLNPIIYSLRNKEIQKQFSRLF from the coding sequence ATGTCTGAACAGAACCACACTGCAGTCAGAGAATTCTTTCTCACCGGATTCCAGGATCTTCAAAGCTACAGAATAATACTCTTCATATTTATCCTTTTAATATACATCATGACAGTAAGTGGAAATCTTCTCATTGTCACTTTGGTGTCCACCAGTCATCTCACACAGTCCCCCATGTACTTCTTCCTCTGCCACCTGTCTTTATGTGATTTCCTGTTCTCTACAAACATTGTCCCCAACATGATGCACGTTACCCTGGAAGGAGGTAACACCATCTCATATTCTGGCTGTATCACCCAATTCTATATTTTTGCTTCTTGCACTGCTACAGAATGCTATCTCCTCACAGTGATGTCCTTTGACCGATTTATAGCCATCTGTGTTCCATTGCGCTATACCTCTATTATGGATCATACACTTTGTCTTCATCTGGTGATATGGTCATGGTTACTGGGTTTTCTCTTTGTATTGATAACTGTCTTCCTGATCTGCCAGTTACAATTTTGTAATGATATGACAATAGACCACTTCTATTGTGACTTCATCCCAATGCTGGAACTTTCCTGCTCTGACACGTCCTCTGTTGTactagaaacatttttctttgccAATGTCATAgtcctcctcccattcctctcaGTAATAGGAAGCTATATCTccatcttcatcaccatcatgGGGATCTCATCCACCATCAGGAGACGGAAAACCTTTTCCACCTGCAGCTCACACCTGACCATTGTCTGCTCCTACTATGGGTCACTGCTCAGTATTTATTTGATTCCATCAGGAGGACACTCGAATAATATTAACAAGTCTTTATCTCTTTTGTACATTTTGGGAACCCCATTGTTAAATCCCATTATATATAGTCTCAGGAATAAAGAAATACAAAAGCAATTTTCCAGATTATTTTAG